In one Lycium barbarum isolate Lr01 chromosome 7, ASM1917538v2, whole genome shotgun sequence genomic region, the following are encoded:
- the LOC132602518 gene encoding F-box/kelch-repeat protein At3g23880-like, whose amino-acid sequence MESKAYDPQPTKNSSFKIPSLPDELIIEILLRLPVKSLLQFKCVSKFWLALISSPEFVKTHLSISANNDEGYPHHRLMLKLSYPRYNLMDCSVSSLLYDSVAARAVDLDYPMIDPRGHEFICVLGSVNGLFCFSIPIPGDFIIWNPSIRKFKKLPNPKRECCYMYGFGYDELHEDYKVVSVCSSNEVNIYGLNSDSWRRNIDDDFPSWRRLDKSEGIFVNGKLHWANNTSENNRSYISWSIICIGLADGKWGKMELPCFREKDSDDIMPCISMVGSDLCVSCNSESSHTDVWIMKEYGVKESWTKMFTIKRPHNVYLVSPFFCTSDKSEFLFKFGPACVIYNQKNDSIRYQEVTNSAIFRDAKIYVESLVWPFCEKEPSMRRLPGMKKLR is encoded by the coding sequence ATGGAGTCTAAGGCATATGATCCACAGCCAACTAAGAATTCAAGCTTTAAAATTCCTAGTCTGCCAGACGAACTCATCATTGAAATCCTCTTAAGGCTACCAGTGAAATCCCTCCTACAATTCAAGTGTGTTTCAAAATTTTGGCTTGCTTTAATCTCTAGCCCTGAATTTGTCAAGACCCATCTCAGTATATCTGCTAATAATGACGAGGGTTATCCCCACCATAGACTCATGTTGAAATTGAGTTACCCTCGGTACAATCTTATGGACTGTTCTGTTAGCTCTTTGCTTTATGACTCTGTTGCTGCTAGGGCAGTTGATTTGGATTATCCTATGATAGATCCCCGCGGTCATGAATTTATTTGCGTTTTGGGTTCTGTCAATGGGTTGTTTTGTTTTTCCATTCCTATTCCTGGAGACTTCATTATCTGGAATCCATCAATTAGGAAGTTCAAGAAACTTCCTAATCCTAAACGGGAATGCTGTTACATGTATGGTTTTGGATATGATGAACTTCATGAAGATTATAAGGTAGTAAGTGTTTGCAGTTCTAACGAGGTTAACATATATGGTCTAAATAGTGATTCTTGGAGAAGAAATATAGATGATGATTTTCCGAGTTGGCGGCGACTGGATAAGTCGGAGGGTATATTTGTGAATGGGAAGCTTCATTGGGCTAATAATACTTCTGAGAATAATCGTTCATATATTAGTTGGAGCATTATTTGTATTGGTTTGGCTGACGGGAAATGGGGAAAGATGGAGCTACCCTGCTTTAGGGAAAAAGATTCTGATGATATAATGCCGTGCATATCAATGGTGGGAAGTGATCTTTGTGTGTCATGTAATAGTGAAAGCTCTCATACAGATGTGTGGATTATGAAGGAGTATGGGGTTAAAGAGTCTTGGACAAAGATGTTTACCATCAAGCGTCCTCATAATGTTTATTTGGTTTCTCCCTTCTTTTGTACATCAGATAAAAGTGAATTTTTGTTTAAATTTGGACCAGCTTGCGTGATTTACAATCAAAAGAATGACTCCATCAGATATCAAGAGGTTACCAACTCTGCCATCTTCCGGGATGCAAAAATCTACGTTGAAAGCCTAGTTTGGCCCTTTTGCGAGAAGGAGCCAAGCATGCGACGCCTACCAGGGATGAAAAAGCTCAGATGA